Sequence from the bacterium genome:
TCCGGCCGGAACCCGAACCGGGCCGCCAGGTCCGCGTGGGCCTTCCAGAACTCGATGGCCGTGTTCCCGGCCGTGAAGGGGTACTGGCCGGGAAAGCCCACCTGGGTGAGGAAGTCGTGGTCTTCCACGTCCGCCGGGGTGAAAAACCGGATGGGCGGCGCCGGAAGCTTGAAATGGGCCGTTCGGGGAAGGAGGACCTCCTTCTCCCATTTTTCCCGCGCTTTCCTGACTTCTTCTTCCATGTCAGACGTTCTCCCGGATGAACCCCGCCACCTTGGAGACCGGGGTGCCGGCCGTGAACACGGCGGCCACGCCCATGTCCTTGAGCCTGGGCACGTCCGCCTCGGGCACGACGCCCCCCACCAGGACCATGACGTCGCCGGCCCCCTGGTCTTTCAAAAGGTCCATCACGGCCTTTGTCAGGGACAGGTGGGCCCCGGAAAGGATGGAGAGCCCCACCACGTCCACGTCCTCCTGGAGGGCCGCGGAAATGATCTGGGCGGGCGTCTGCCGCAGGCCCGTGTAAATCACCTCGAACCCCGCGTCCCGGAGCCCGTAGGCGATGATCCTGGCCCCGCGCTCGTGCCCG
This genomic interval carries:
- a CDS encoding cobalamin B12-binding domain-containing protein, giving the protein MTEKKTRVLIAKPGLDGHERGARIIAYGLRDAGFEVIYTGLRQTPAQIISAALQEDVDVVGLSILSGAHLSLTKAVMDLLKDQGAGDVMVLVGGVVPEADVPRLKDMGVAAVFTAGTPVSKVAGFIRENV